From Halorussus lipolyticus:
TGCGGGTCGCCGTCGCGTCCACGCCGAATCCGGAGAAGATGGGCACGACGATTGCGCCGACCTTGAACGCGCCGTAGAGGATAGAGACGACCTCCGGCACCATCGGCATGTAGAGGCCAACCGAGTCGCCGGCCTCGATGCCTCGTTCTTTGAGGGCGTTAGCCACCTTGTTCGACTGGCGGGCGAGTTCGTGGTAGGTGATTTCCCGGACCTCGCCGTCCTCGCCCTCCCAGATGGTGGCGACCTTGTTCCGGGTCTCGCTGTCGGGTTCTGCGTGGCGGTCCACGACGTTGTGCGCGATATTCAACTCGCCGCCCTCGTACCACTCCGAGAACTGGGGTCCCTCGCTGTTATCTCGAATGGTGTCGTAGTCCTCGTAGAAGTCGATGCCGAGGTACTCGACCATCTCGTCCCAGAACCACTCGACGCCGGACTCCTCGACGCCTTCCACGTCCGAAGTCGTTCGTTCGATGAGTTCGTCGTAGTCCTCGATGTCGTACTTCTGCATGAACTGGTAGACGTTCGTCGATTCCACGAACTCGTCGCTGGGTTCGTGTACAACCTCGTCCACGTCTTCGAGCGTGTCCATATATCGCAAAAATTGCGGTCCGGTGCAAAGTAACTTACCACCTTTTTCTCACTGGATGCACCGACGACTGGAGTCGCCTCGTCTCGTCGTTCGCGGAGGAGAACCGTCTTACTCCTCTCGCGGTAGAAATTCCGAGAGCGCGTCGGCGACTGCATCCGGGTCTTCGATGTCGCTGGCGTCTCGGCGAACGTCCCGCAGTCCGAACAGCGACCGGCCAGCGCGACGGACGACGACGGCATCGTCGCTCACCGAAAAACTCTCGAACTGGTCCCACGGCCGGAGGTTCTTGGAGACGCGCTGGTCCACGAGGAGTCCGGCGTCGGTGACTGCGAAGGTTCGCTCGGCGGTGAGTCCAGCCAACCCGCCGAGGAAGGGACCGACGAGATAGAACGTGTTTTCCGCGACGTGGAGGTCGGTCAGCCACGCAACCACCGGACCCGCGAAGGTGACGACGACGCCCGCTCCGAGGACGACGTAGTGAACCCGCCGGTCACGCTTCGGTGCGCGGGCACTGAACCGAACGTACTCGTCGGCCCCGTCGAGTGCGGCCTTCGCGTAGCGGTTCCGCGCCGCGACGGCGAACCCCATCCCGACGAACATTCCGGCTATCATCCCGACCATCGAGGCACCGACGCCCGCACCGCCGAGGCCGGCAGAGATGGTCAGGAACAGGACTCCGGCGTAGCCAAAGGGGGCGACGACGGCCAGCCAAATCCACCGCGAGCGTCCGAGGCGGACCGCGACCGACTTCGGGCGAGCGTACCACCCGACGAGACCCGCGAACGCGACGACCGAACCGAGAAAGCCGAAAAACGGCGCGGCGGCGTCGTCGGTCACGAACGCTGTGAGGATAGCGACGGCGGGCGCGAGCAGAGTGGCGGCGTACAGGCCCGCGACGAGGCCGAAGAAGCCGTCGGTCTCGTCACTGTCGGTAGGTGCGAACTCGTTCGGCGTCGCGCTTTCGGACATCGCTCTCGTCGGAAAACTGGGGGCGTCCGCGCAAAAGGGTTTGGCTCAGGCCCACTCGATGCCCAGTCCCTCGTGAACCACGAACTCCAGCGCGTTGACGAGGTAATGGGCGACCACCACGACCAGCAGGCTACCCGAGACGACGAACGCGGCGGCCAGCGCGAACCCCAGCAGGCCGGTGACGGCGACGCCGCCGGGTCCCTGTGCGCCGTGGCCGATGGCGAACGCGACGGTCGAGAAGACCGCCAGCACCCACGGTGAGATACCGAATCCCGCGGAGAACGCGCCGATTAGCGCGGCCCGAAAGAGGAGTTCCTCGAACCCGGCGATGACGGGCAAGACGACGCCGAGGAGAATCGCCCACCCGCCCAGCGAGTCCGGGGCCAGCGCCTCGCGCAGTCCCTCGGAGTAGTCCACGCCCACTGCGTCGGCGACTTTCGCGGAGAGTTCGTTAGCGACGTAGAGCGCGAGACCGACGCCGACACCGATTGCGACCGCCGGGAGACCGAGGTTCCACGGGTCGGCGGGACTGACCCCGAGGGCGACCAGCGGGAGGTCGGCAATCCACGCCGCGCCGACGATTGCCACGCCGAAGAGGCCCTGACTGAACGCCACGTTGGCCAACAGCGCGCCGGTCGTGAAGTCGAGTTCGGCCTCCTCGCGTGGGGCGGCCTGCGCCCGCGCTCGTCGGGCGTCGGCCTCGGCCTCGTTTTCGCCCCACGGGGTGTCGTCTCGGTCCGGCCCGTCGTCCCAGTCGCTCTCGTCGTTCCACGGGTCGTTCTCGTCGTCCAGAATCCGGCGCTCGATGCGGCCCTCGCCGGTGTCGGTGTGCTGTTCGATTCGGGCCGCGCCGGTCGCGGGAATCCGGGGCTCGCTGGCGTCCCACTCGTCGGTTCCGTCGTCGGCATCGGTCTCTACAGTAGCGTCCTCGGCTTCCTCGGGGTCTTCGAACATCGCTTCGGAGGCCCGCGCGAGGACGATGAGCAGGCCGAGGACCAGCATCGTGACGGCGGCGAACGACTCGTACTGGGGCGCTGGCGGCATCGGTACCGAGTAGGAACCCCGCGGTCAAAAAGTTCGGCTCCTCGCGGCGTCCGGCCCAGTCTACGATTCGCCGGCGAGTTCCGAGACGATGGTCTCGCAGAAGGCGTCGAGGTCGTCGGGCTTGCGACTGGTCACGAGACCGTCGTCGGTGACGACCTCCTCGTCAACCCAGTCGCCGCCCGCGTTCCGAACGTCGGTCTGAAGGCTCGGATAGGACGTGAGCGTCCGGTCGTCGGCCTCGGTGCTGAGGACTTCGACCTCGGTCCCGGCGTCGGCGACCGCTTCTCTCGACTGTGCAAACTCTACGTCCTCGGTGCCCTCTGGCGCGACGAGGACCGCGGCCGTCGTCCCGTCGAGCGGTTGCTCGGTTTCACTCATTCGGGTCGGAGTCAGAGATAGACAGGGAAAAGCCGACGGGCCAGTTGGAGGGGACTACGGATAAAGACAACAAAACAATTCCTAAAGAAACCTTTTCACGTCTTTTCTAAACGCAGAAGGTTGTCTACAACCAGACAGTCGAATTCATTCTAGCGTGCGCGGCGAGACTGCCCACCGACGGGCCAGCGATTCGACCGCGGGTGGGCGCAGTAGCATACGGCGCTCTGCGCTGTTTCACCGCGAGCGACGACCGGAGGGAGGAGCAAGCGGACCAAGGAACTGTCGAAGAAGCACCGAAGGCGCTTCTGAGGCGGTGACGCCGGTTTTGCTCTCGCAATAAAAAGGTCGTTTAGAAGGAGTTTTTAATCTTCTCGAAGAACCCCTCGTCCACGCTGACCTCCTCGCCGCCGGCCTCGGCGAACTGCTGGAGGGCCTCCTTTTGCTCGTCGTTGAGGCTGTCGGGGGTGACGACCTGCACTTTCACGTAGAGGTCGCCGTGGCCGCGCCGCCGGAGGCGCGGCATGCCCTTGTCCTTCAGGCGGAAGGTCTCGCCGCTCTGGGTGCCCGCGGGCACGTCCATCTCGACGGTCCCGTCGAAGGTCTCGATTTGCACGGTGTCGCCGAACGTGGCCTGCGGGAAGGAGATGGGTTCCTGATAGCGCAGGTCGTCGCCCTCGCGCTCGAAGTCCGGGTGGTCCTCGATTTCGACCTCGATGAGGAGGTCCCCGTTCGGCCCGCCGTTTTCGCCGGGTGCGCCCTCGCGCTCCATCTGGAGGGTCTGGCCCGACTGGATACCCGCCGGGACCTCGACCGAGAGGGTGGCCTCCTTGCGGACCGTGCCGTCGCCGTTACAGGTCGAACACGTCTCGGCGTAGATTTCGCCCTCGCCGCCACACCGACGGCAGGTCTGGGTCTGCTGGACCCGGCCGAGGGGCGTCTGCTGGACCTGCGTGACCTGCCCGCGACCGTTGCACTCCTCGCAGGTGTGCGAATCGGTGCCCGGCGGGTGGCCCTCGCCGTCGCAGTCGTCGCAGGTCTCGGGTCTGCGGACGCTGACCTGCTTCTGGACGCCCTCGTAGGCGTCTTCGAGGTCGATGGTCAGGCGCGTTCGGAGGTCTTGGCCCTTCTGCGCCCGGTTGGACCGGCGACCGCCGCTCCCGCCGCCGAAGAACTGCTCGAAGATGTCGCCCATGCCACCGCCCATGTTGCCACCGCCGCCCATGCCGCCGCCGAAGGGACCGCCGCCCATGCCGCCGGCACCGCCAGCGCCGCCGCGACCGCCGTCGAATCCGCCGCGTTTCTCGGCCTGCTCGAATCGCTCGTGGCCCATCTGGTCGTAGGCTTGGCGCTTCTCGTCGTCGGTCAGCACTTCCTTTGCCTTCTTGACCTGCTTAAACTTCTCCTCGGCGTTGGGGTCGTCGCTCACGTCGGGGTGGTACTCGGTCGCTTTCTCGCGGTAGGCGTCCTTGATTTCGTCCTCGTCGGCATCCCTGCTCACGCCGAGTACGTCGTAGAAGTCCTCGCTCATTCGTTGTCAGTCGATAAACGATGGAGTTACTTCAAGGGTGCGTTGCCGAGTCGTCCCGACCGCTGAGTAAAACGGCCTCGTTCTGCGAGACGAACCGGGAGCAATATACAGAGTAAGAGTTACTAATTTAATTAGTTTTTGCCAACAATTTCAAATGGATAGAATCCCAACAAGTGAGTGATGTCACACGAAGATGTTTCGCGGAGGGACGCACTGAAACGGATTACGGCTACTGCAAGCGCCGCAACGCTCGGGACGGCGGCCCTGTCGGGAACGGGCGCGGCCGAGTTGGCAAACGAAGTCCGAGTCGAACCGTTCAACGCGGACAGCGAGAAGGACTACCGACTCATCTTCGGACAGGCCGATAGTGTCCAGTGGGAGAAACTGGAGTCGGACGACAACTGGGAGTACCTCGATTCGGGACTGGCTCTGGACGGTACCATCGCCTCCTCGGGCGACGACGTAGACGTCATCTGGTACGACTCGGCGAACCTCGTCGTCGACGAATCTCAGACGGACTGCTGTGTCAGAGTGACGCTCAACGGAGACCAGATTTACCCGTAGCTACCGCTGAACCGCGGAGACGGGACCCCGATTCCCAAACTGAACCGGTCAGCGTGTGAACTCACCACTGACTGTTTTTTCACCTCGAAAGAAACGTCGGTCGATTTCGTCGGCGCGCGGGTTCGCGGACGACCGACCGCGAATCCACCTCGTCGCTATTCGTCACTACTTGTCTTCGTCGTCGTCGTCAACACCGTCAGAGGCAAGCTCTGACGAGCAGACGACTCGTCGTCGCTATTGCTCCTCCTCGTCGTCAACGTCTTCGAAGTCGGCGTCCACGTACTCGTCGTCGTCGCCGCCAGCGCCCGGACCGGCAC
This genomic window contains:
- the dnaJ gene encoding molecular chaperone DnaJ, which encodes MSEDFYDVLGVSRDADEDEIKDAYREKATEYHPDVSDDPNAEEKFKQVKKAKEVLTDDEKRQAYDQMGHERFEQAEKRGGFDGGRGGAGGAGGMGGGPFGGGMGGGGNMGGGMGDIFEQFFGGGSGGRRSNRAQKGQDLRTRLTIDLEDAYEGVQKQVSVRRPETCDDCDGEGHPPGTDSHTCEECNGRGQVTQVQQTPLGRVQQTQTCRRCGGEGEIYAETCSTCNGDGTVRKEATLSVEVPAGIQSGQTLQMEREGAPGENGGPNGDLLIEVEIEDHPDFEREGDDLRYQEPISFPQATFGDTVQIETFDGTVEMDVPAGTQSGETFRLKDKGMPRLRRRGHGDLYVKVQVVTPDSLNDEQKEALQQFAEAGGEEVSVDEGFFEKIKNSF
- a CDS encoding CPBP family intramembrane glutamic endopeptidase is translated as MPPAPQYESFAAVTMLVLGLLIVLARASEAMFEDPEEAEDATVETDADDGTDEWDASEPRIPATGAARIEQHTDTGEGRIERRILDDENDPWNDESDWDDGPDRDDTPWGENEAEADARRARAQAAPREEAELDFTTGALLANVAFSQGLFGVAIVGAAWIADLPLVALGVSPADPWNLGLPAVAIGVGVGLALYVANELSAKVADAVGVDYSEGLREALAPDSLGGWAILLGVVLPVIAGFEELLFRAALIGAFSAGFGISPWVLAVFSTVAFAIGHGAQGPGGVAVTGLLGFALAAAFVVSGSLLVVVVAHYLVNALEFVVHEGLGIEWA
- a CDS encoding DJ-1/PfpI family protein, encoding MSETEQPLDGTTAAVLVAPEGTEDVEFAQSREAVADAGTEVEVLSTEADDRTLTSYPSLQTDVRNAGGDWVDEEVVTDDGLVTSRKPDDLDAFCETIVSELAGES
- a CDS encoding twin-arginine translocation signal domain-containing protein; protein product: MSHEDVSRRDALKRITATASAATLGTAALSGTGAAELANEVRVEPFNADSEKDYRLIFGQADSVQWEKLESDDNWEYLDSGLALDGTIASSGDDVDVIWYDSANLVVDESQTDCCVRVTLNGDQIYP